A region from the Hippoglossus hippoglossus isolate fHipHip1 chromosome 16, fHipHip1.pri, whole genome shotgun sequence genome encodes:
- the ttyh1 gene encoding protein tweety homolog 1 isoform X2 yields MAAMTTVPSYSPSLWVRVCHALPRLDLTMQMRDNIFIPDSWEYQQTLLVLSSLSAIALVVSLLVVLSFLIHYCCCHRGDRGEGSEEEEEDEDGSTGHGYSGKKGRGICCVTWVAVASVTLCCVAIGIGFYGNSEANDGMYQLTSSLLTANYTLASIDLLISDTITGLQLSVSGPLSTMEELFTGSKPFLVSTRNCRRLSDNVINLLSSISLAQSGIDAGMANDSGVSGASIIPLTPVPPSVAPTMVPTNGLMPSPFSPGWAANTLTVNEDYRWLSYVLLLLLDLIVCLFILLGLAKQARWLLILMTVLAWLALFLSWGSLGLETATVVALSDFCTDPNTFVLNSTNFNTGTSSDVLDYYLSCGRRMNSPFQQVLTQSQRALSNIHTHLSNLDRNALTQFPKAEKSLREVQQILNSTEGNFHQLVALLNCRGLNKDYIDSLKGLCYDGMEGLLYLSLYSFLSALAFTAILCSLPGAWRSFPSESEEYEDSDSESEDPFTSHQYSPSMLTGYGGGQSHPNPAHSRNLYSR; encoded by the exons ATGGCTGCCATGACAACGGTGCCCAGCTACAGTCCCTCGCTGTGGGTGCGGGTGTGTCACGCCCTCCCCCGGCTGGACCTCACCATGCAGATGAGGGACAACATCTTTATCCCCGACAGCTGGGAGTACCAGCAG ACTCTGCTGGTTTTGTCCAGTTTATCGGCCATCGCTCTTGTCGTCTCCCTCTTGGTGGTCCTCTCCTTCCTCATAcactactgctgctgccaccGCGGTGACCGGGGCGAGggttcagaggaggaggaggaggatgaagatggcAGCACGGGTCACGGTTACAGCGGGAAGAAGGGGAGGGGCATCTGCTGTGTCACGTGGGTGGCCGTGGCATCTGTCACGCTGtgctg TGTTGCCATAGGCATCGGTTTCTATGGCAACAGCGAGGCTAATGATGGGATGTATCAGTTGACCTCGTCTCTTCTCACAGCCAATTATACGCTAGCTTCCATCGATCTGCTG atttcagacacaatcaCTGGGCTGCAGCTGTCCGTCTCTGGCCCGCTGTCCACAATGGAGGAGCTCTTTACCGGCAGTAAACCCTTCCTGGTGTCCACGCGGAACTGCCGCAGGTTATCTGACAACGTGATCAACctgctctcctccatctctctggcTCAGTCCGGCATCGACGCAGGGATGGCGAATGACAGCGGCGTCAGCGGGGCGTCCATCATACCTCTCACACCGGTACCGCCCTCTGTGGCCCCCACAATGGTGCCCACCAACGGCCTGATGCCCAGCCCCTTCTCACCTGGCTGGGCGGCCAACACACTGACGGTCAATGAAGACTACAG GTGGCTGTCATacgtgttgctgctgctgcttgaccTCATAGTGTGTCTGTTCATCCTGCTGGGACTGGCCAAGCAAGCCCGCTGGCTGCTCATCct GATGACCGTGCTGGCATGGCTGGCTCTGTTCCTAAGCTGGGGCTCCCTGGGCCTGGAGACGGCCACTGTAGTG GCTCTCAGTGACTTCTGCACGGACCCAAACACATTTGTCCTCAACTCCACCAACTTCAACACAGGCACCAGCTCAG ATGTGTTGGATTATTACCTGAGCTGCGGCAGGCGCATGAACAGTCCATTCCAGCAG GTGCTGACTCAGTCTCAGAGGGCGCTGtccaacattcacacacacctctccaaTCTGGACAGAAATGCTCTCACACAGTTCCCCAAAGCTGAG AAATCCCTGAGGGAGGTTCAACAGATACTCAACTCCACAGAGGGCAACTTTCATCAGCTGGTGGCTCTGCTGAACTGCAGGGGTCTGAATAAG GACTACATAGATTCACTGAAAGGCCTGTGCTATGATGGCATGGAGGGATTGCTCTACCTCTCCCTGTactccttcctctctgctctggcCTTCACTGCcatcctctgctctctgcccGGTGCCTGGAGGAGCTTCCCCAG TGAATCAGAGGAGTACGAAGACTCGGACAGCGAGAGTGAGGACCCCTTCACCTCCCATCAG TACTCTCCCAGCATGCTGACTGGTTACGGGGGAGGTCAATCACACCCCAACCCCGCCCATTCGAGGAACCTGTATTCACGTTGA
- the ttyh1 gene encoding protein tweety homolog 1 isoform X1 — protein sequence MAAMTTVPSYSPSLWVRVCHALPRLDLTMQMRDNIFIPDSWEYQQTLLVLSSLSAIALVVSLLVVLSFLIHYCCCHRGDRGEGSEEEEEDEDGSTGHGYSGKKGRGICCVTWVAVASVTLCCVAIGIGFYGNSEANDGMYQLTSSLLTANYTLASIDLLISDTITGLQLSVSGPLSTMEELFTGSKPFLVSTRNCRRLSDNVINLLSSISLAQSGIDAGMANDSGVSGASIIPLTPVPPSVAPTMVPTNGLMPSPFSPGWAANTLTVNEDYRWLSYVLLLLLDLIVCLFILLGLAKQARWLLILMTVLAWLALFLSWGSLGLETATVVALSDFCTDPNTFVLNSTNFNTGTSSDVLDYYLSCGRRMNSPFQQVLTQSQRALSNIHTHLSNLDRNALTQFPKAEKSLREVQQILNSTEGNFHQLVALLNCRGLNKDYIDSLKGLCYDGMEGLLYLSLYSFLSALAFTAILCSLPGAWRSFPSESEEYEDSDSESEDPFTSHQARRQTASGSQRGAMAPFYNYPGAGWTPPFSSAPPLPTPNVSSNGNPGYESLPLTERQSPPPSYSPSMLTGYGGGQSHPNPAHSRNLYSR from the exons ATGGCTGCCATGACAACGGTGCCCAGCTACAGTCCCTCGCTGTGGGTGCGGGTGTGTCACGCCCTCCCCCGGCTGGACCTCACCATGCAGATGAGGGACAACATCTTTATCCCCGACAGCTGGGAGTACCAGCAG ACTCTGCTGGTTTTGTCCAGTTTATCGGCCATCGCTCTTGTCGTCTCCCTCTTGGTGGTCCTCTCCTTCCTCATAcactactgctgctgccaccGCGGTGACCGGGGCGAGggttcagaggaggaggaggaggatgaagatggcAGCACGGGTCACGGTTACAGCGGGAAGAAGGGGAGGGGCATCTGCTGTGTCACGTGGGTGGCCGTGGCATCTGTCACGCTGtgctg TGTTGCCATAGGCATCGGTTTCTATGGCAACAGCGAGGCTAATGATGGGATGTATCAGTTGACCTCGTCTCTTCTCACAGCCAATTATACGCTAGCTTCCATCGATCTGCTG atttcagacacaatcaCTGGGCTGCAGCTGTCCGTCTCTGGCCCGCTGTCCACAATGGAGGAGCTCTTTACCGGCAGTAAACCCTTCCTGGTGTCCACGCGGAACTGCCGCAGGTTATCTGACAACGTGATCAACctgctctcctccatctctctggcTCAGTCCGGCATCGACGCAGGGATGGCGAATGACAGCGGCGTCAGCGGGGCGTCCATCATACCTCTCACACCGGTACCGCCCTCTGTGGCCCCCACAATGGTGCCCACCAACGGCCTGATGCCCAGCCCCTTCTCACCTGGCTGGGCGGCCAACACACTGACGGTCAATGAAGACTACAG GTGGCTGTCATacgtgttgctgctgctgcttgaccTCATAGTGTGTCTGTTCATCCTGCTGGGACTGGCCAAGCAAGCCCGCTGGCTGCTCATCct GATGACCGTGCTGGCATGGCTGGCTCTGTTCCTAAGCTGGGGCTCCCTGGGCCTGGAGACGGCCACTGTAGTG GCTCTCAGTGACTTCTGCACGGACCCAAACACATTTGTCCTCAACTCCACCAACTTCAACACAGGCACCAGCTCAG ATGTGTTGGATTATTACCTGAGCTGCGGCAGGCGCATGAACAGTCCATTCCAGCAG GTGCTGACTCAGTCTCAGAGGGCGCTGtccaacattcacacacacctctccaaTCTGGACAGAAATGCTCTCACACAGTTCCCCAAAGCTGAG AAATCCCTGAGGGAGGTTCAACAGATACTCAACTCCACAGAGGGCAACTTTCATCAGCTGGTGGCTCTGCTGAACTGCAGGGGTCTGAATAAG GACTACATAGATTCACTGAAAGGCCTGTGCTATGATGGCATGGAGGGATTGCTCTACCTCTCCCTGTactccttcctctctgctctggcCTTCACTGCcatcctctgctctctgcccGGTGCCTGGAGGAGCTTCCCCAG TGAATCAGAGGAGTACGAAGACTCGGACAGCGAGAGTGAGGACCCCTTCACCTCCCATCAGGCACGTAGACAGACGGCCTCGGGGTCTCAGCGAGGGGCCATGGCCCCCTTCTATAATTACCCGGGGGCCGGGTGGACACCCCCGTTTTCTAGTGCGCCGCCCCTCCC GACTCCAAACGTTTCCTCCAATGGCAACCCTGGCTATGAGAGCCTACCCTTGACTGAAAGGCAGTCCCCACCCCCCTCT TACTCTCCCAGCATGCTGACTGGTTACGGGGGAGGTCAATCACACCCCAACCCCGCCCATTCGAGGAACCTGTATTCACGTTGA
- the ttyh1 gene encoding protein tweety homolog 1 isoform X3, with protein sequence MAAMTTVPSYSPSLWVRVCHALPRLDLTMQMRDNIFIPDSWEYQQTLLVLSSLSAIALVVSLLVVLSFLIHYCCCHRGDRGEGSEEEEEDEDGSTGHGYSGKKGRGICCVTWVAVASVTLCCVAIGIGFYGNSEANDGMYQLTSSLLTANYTLASIDLLISDTITGLQLSVSGPLSTMEELFTGSKPFLVSTRNCRRLSDNVINLLSSISLAQSGIDAGMANDSGVSGASIIPLTPVPPSVAPTMVPTNGLMPSPFSPGWAANTLTVNEDYRWLSYVLLLLLDLIVCLFILLGLAKQARWLLILMTVLAWLALFLSWGSLGLETATVVALSDFCTDPNTFVLNSTNFNTGTSSDVLDYYLSCGRRMNSPFQQVLTQSQRALSNIHTHLSNLDRNALTQFPKAEKSLREVQQILNSTEGNFHQLVALLNCRGLNKDYIDSLKGLCYDGMEGLLYLSLYSFLSALAFTAILCSLPGAWRSFPSESEEYEDSDSESEDPFTSHQDSKRFLQWQPWL encoded by the exons ATGGCTGCCATGACAACGGTGCCCAGCTACAGTCCCTCGCTGTGGGTGCGGGTGTGTCACGCCCTCCCCCGGCTGGACCTCACCATGCAGATGAGGGACAACATCTTTATCCCCGACAGCTGGGAGTACCAGCAG ACTCTGCTGGTTTTGTCCAGTTTATCGGCCATCGCTCTTGTCGTCTCCCTCTTGGTGGTCCTCTCCTTCCTCATAcactactgctgctgccaccGCGGTGACCGGGGCGAGggttcagaggaggaggaggaggatgaagatggcAGCACGGGTCACGGTTACAGCGGGAAGAAGGGGAGGGGCATCTGCTGTGTCACGTGGGTGGCCGTGGCATCTGTCACGCTGtgctg TGTTGCCATAGGCATCGGTTTCTATGGCAACAGCGAGGCTAATGATGGGATGTATCAGTTGACCTCGTCTCTTCTCACAGCCAATTATACGCTAGCTTCCATCGATCTGCTG atttcagacacaatcaCTGGGCTGCAGCTGTCCGTCTCTGGCCCGCTGTCCACAATGGAGGAGCTCTTTACCGGCAGTAAACCCTTCCTGGTGTCCACGCGGAACTGCCGCAGGTTATCTGACAACGTGATCAACctgctctcctccatctctctggcTCAGTCCGGCATCGACGCAGGGATGGCGAATGACAGCGGCGTCAGCGGGGCGTCCATCATACCTCTCACACCGGTACCGCCCTCTGTGGCCCCCACAATGGTGCCCACCAACGGCCTGATGCCCAGCCCCTTCTCACCTGGCTGGGCGGCCAACACACTGACGGTCAATGAAGACTACAG GTGGCTGTCATacgtgttgctgctgctgcttgaccTCATAGTGTGTCTGTTCATCCTGCTGGGACTGGCCAAGCAAGCCCGCTGGCTGCTCATCct GATGACCGTGCTGGCATGGCTGGCTCTGTTCCTAAGCTGGGGCTCCCTGGGCCTGGAGACGGCCACTGTAGTG GCTCTCAGTGACTTCTGCACGGACCCAAACACATTTGTCCTCAACTCCACCAACTTCAACACAGGCACCAGCTCAG ATGTGTTGGATTATTACCTGAGCTGCGGCAGGCGCATGAACAGTCCATTCCAGCAG GTGCTGACTCAGTCTCAGAGGGCGCTGtccaacattcacacacacctctccaaTCTGGACAGAAATGCTCTCACACAGTTCCCCAAAGCTGAG AAATCCCTGAGGGAGGTTCAACAGATACTCAACTCCACAGAGGGCAACTTTCATCAGCTGGTGGCTCTGCTGAACTGCAGGGGTCTGAATAAG GACTACATAGATTCACTGAAAGGCCTGTGCTATGATGGCATGGAGGGATTGCTCTACCTCTCCCTGTactccttcctctctgctctggcCTTCACTGCcatcctctgctctctgcccGGTGCCTGGAGGAGCTTCCCCAG TGAATCAGAGGAGTACGAAGACTCGGACAGCGAGAGTGAGGACCCCTTCACCTCCCATCAG GACTCCAAACGTTTCCTCCAATGGCAACCCTGGCTATGA